Sequence from the Guyparkeria hydrothermalis genome:
TCGATCTGGCCGGGCATGCCGAGGCGCTCGGTTATCGGCGCTACTGGCTGGCTGAACACCACAACATGCCCGGCATCGCGAGCGCGGCCACGGGGCTGGTGATCGGCCAGGTGGCCGCTGCCACCCAGCGCATCCGTGTCGGCGCCGGCGGCATCATGCTGCCCAATCATTCGCCGCTGGTGGTGTCCGAGCAGTTCGGCACGCTGGAGACGCTGTTTCCGGGGCGAATCGACCTGGGGCTCGGTCGTGCGCCGGGCACCGATCAGACCACCGCCCGTGCCCTGCGGCGCGAGGGCAGCGACCCGAAGCGTTTCCCCGACGATGTGGCCGAGGTGCTGGCGCTGCTGGACGATCCCGAACCCGGACAGGCCGTGCGGGCGATCCCCGGCGCGGGAAGCCACGTGCCGGTGTGGATTCTCGGTTCGAGCCGGTTCGGTGCACAACTGGCGGCCTCGCTGGGGCTGCCGTATGCCTTCGCCTCGCATTTCGCACCGGGGGATCTGATGGCGGCACTGGCGGACTACCGCGAGCAGTTCCGTCCGTCGCGCTTTCTGGAAAAGCCGTATGCGATGGTGGGCTACAACGCCTATGTGGCGGATACGGACGAGGAGGCGCGTTTCCATGCCAGTTCCATGGAGCAGTCGTTCGTCGCCCTGCGCGAAGGCCGGCCCGGCCCGATTCCGCCGCCGGTCGCCAACTACCGCGAGCGGGTCGGGCGTTTCGAGCGTATGGTGGTCGAGCGGACCATGGCCTGTTCGGCGATCGGCTCGCCCGAAACGGTCGAAGGCGAGATCGAGCGATTCCTCAAGGAGACCGAGGCCGACGAGCTGATCGTCACCAACTCGAGCTTCGACCATGCCGCCCGTTGCCGTTCCTACGAGTTGCTGGCGGGTGTGCGGAATCGCATTGCCGCGAAGGCCGACGCCTCGTGACCCGGAACGGCAGGCCGGAAACGAGCGCGAAGAAGCGGGTGTTCCTCGCCCTCTGGCCGGACGAAACCACGCGCGGCGCGCTGCACCACCTGGCGCGCGGGCTGGCGGTGGGTGGACGGCCGGTGCCGCGGGCTCACCTGCACCTGACGCTCGCGTTCCCGGGAACCGTCGATTCGGTACGCGCCACCTGCCTTGCCGAGCGCCTATCCAGCCTGCACTTCGACCCGATCCCGATCGTGCTCGACCGGGTGGATCATTTCGAGCGGGCCCGAATGGCATGGGTTGGGCCAAGCCGCTGCCCCGATGCGCTCGAACAGCTCGCTGAGCGAGCCCGCGGCCTGTGTCTGGCCTGCGGTGTCGAGACGGACGATCGGCCGTTCCGACCGCATGTCAGCCTGCGTCGCTTTGCCCGAGCGCCGGAACGGCCGGATCTCGACGAGCCGATCCACTGGTTCGCCGACACGCTCGTGCTGATCGAGTCCGGCAACAACGGCAATCCGGGCCCCTATCGCCTGCTGGCACGCTGGCCGGCGGAGTAGCGCGACGCCTCGATTTCGATCGCCGGGCACAAAAGAAAGGCCGCCCCAACGGACGGCCCTCGCCTCAAGCCTGGCCGCGGACGACCGCTCAGAATTCGTATTCGAGCTGCCAGCGCAGGATGGTGTCTTCGGTCTCATCGTTGAGACCAAACAATAGGCCGGCTTCCCACTTCACGCGCTCCATGCCGAACGGGTTGGCGCCGATCAGGACCGGGCCGACGGCGTGGGTCTCTTCGTCACCGTAGTACTCGATGCCCGGCTCGAGGTTCGGGCTGAGGCGATACTTCAGCTGGACGGAGCCGAGCGTCTCCCACTCGCTTTCCGCGACGTCGTCGCCAAATTTCTTCTCGAACAGCAGGTTGCCGGTCGCGACCACCTTGCCGAACTGCTTCGTTACCAGCGGGCCGACCTTCGTTTCCCAGGCATCCTCGTCGAAGGCCTTTTCCAGTTCGACCAGCAGGCCGAGATCGGCCCAATACTGGCCTTGCTCGGTGAGCTGGAACTTGTTCTCGATCTCTGCTTCCTCGACCTCGAAATCGCCGTCTTCCTTTTCGCCGATCAGGTAGCCCTCGACGAACCAGCGCGAGGTTACGCCGTAGCCGATACCGAACTTGGTCTTGTACTCGCCTGAATCGAGGCCGTGCACGCCGCGGGCTTCGATCTCGACTTCGCCCTGCTCGACATAGGGGTCATAGACCTTGTCGACGCCGGCAAGCGCCGTGCCGGAAGCAAGGGTGGTCATGGCGGCGAGGCCGCATAGCGACTTTTTCCACATACGATAGGTTCCCGTTTTTCAGTGGGTTGAATGAAGTTTTCGGCTGACGGCCGGT
This genomic interval carries:
- a CDS encoding LLM class flavin-dependent oxidoreductase; this encodes MIPFSILDLAPITAGSDARTALDNSVDLAGHAEALGYRRYWLAEHHNMPGIASAATGLVIGQVAAATQRIRVGAGGIMLPNHSPLVVSEQFGTLETLFPGRIDLGLGRAPGTDQTTARALRREGSDPKRFPDDVAEVLALLDDPEPGQAVRAIPGAGSHVPVWILGSSRFGAQLAASLGLPYAFASHFAPGDLMAALADYREQFRPSRFLEKPYAMVGYNAYVADTDEEARFHASSMEQSFVALREGRPGPIPPPVANYRERVGRFERMVVERTMACSAIGSPETVEGEIERFLKETEADELIVTNSSFDHAARCRSYELLAGVRNRIAAKADAS
- the thpR gene encoding RNA 2',3'-cyclic phosphodiesterase, which gives rise to MTRNGRPETSAKKRVFLALWPDETTRGALHHLARGLAVGGRPVPRAHLHLTLAFPGTVDSVRATCLAERLSSLHFDPIPIVLDRVDHFERARMAWVGPSRCPDALEQLAERARGLCLACGVETDDRPFRPHVSLRRFARAPERPDLDEPIHWFADTLVLIESGNNGNPGPYRLLARWPAE